In Candidatus Defluviibacterium haderslevense, the following are encoded in one genomic region:
- a CDS encoding cytochrome C peroxidase, whose product MLSIFKKLKFRIHFTVLGLIICFIFFSYSFKSTEEEKPYTMYYILSLADFNVRMADLKNEIKEGNLSNQSVILDIKRRIYKCRYFLKGLDFWWRYYEPIAYKKINGPLLVEWENEVFEKHEKPYKREGFGLSLALMYLDEKNITKDSLLHLIEPAIKTIEVFSSDSIIQQLETPASFFFCNRLFLLNLAAIYTTGFECPEDEWILPELNFILLSVDAIYKRYSLQYPDLNLPQEYLDLFHEMSLFVQQKVHQNYKNVNPLIGVAQPKDTVSSFDHFTWIQKYVNPLYKMNQNMISKNHLVSLSYIDYSMNSKNSSIFDKSLYHAQNTQGIFIRVKDTSAIHEMIKLGKLLFYDPILSGNNKRSCASCHKPTQYFTDTSVTTSLEYDGITRLTRNTPTLINSEFNHLILLDGKHITLQDQLQDVITNPKELGMKRNEIVAKVMSCPDYKKAFNTFLKYTPTEQKITPEHIVSVISMYVNTLSQYEAPFDQMMNGTQPVNDEVQAGFNLFMGKAKCGTCHFVPLFNGVKPPYTNSEFEVLGVPSDTTFHMISSDEGRFVINPAYETKHAFRTGSIRNSSFTKPYMHNGVFNTMDEVIEFYNAGGGNGKGLIIENQTLSSDSLKLTVLEKKQLITFIQSLDEMVPNQFPPMNLPKSKNKLLNNRKIGGEY is encoded by the coding sequence ATGTTATCCATTTTTAAAAAATTAAAATTTAGAATTCATTTTACAGTTCTTGGGTTAATTATTTGTTTTATTTTTTTTTCTTACTCCTTCAAGTCGACAGAGGAAGAGAAACCCTATACAATGTATTATATATTAAGTCTAGCCGATTTTAATGTCAGAATGGCCGATTTGAAAAATGAAATTAAGGAAGGTAATTTATCAAATCAATCGGTCATTTTAGATATAAAAAGACGAATTTATAAATGCAGATATTTTCTTAAAGGTTTGGACTTTTGGTGGCGATATTACGAACCCATAGCCTATAAAAAGATAAATGGTCCATTATTAGTCGAATGGGAAAATGAAGTTTTCGAAAAACATGAAAAGCCATATAAAAGAGAAGGATTCGGGTTGTCTTTAGCGCTCATGTATTTAGATGAAAAAAATATCACCAAGGATAGTTTATTGCATTTGATAGAACCTGCAATAAAAACGATCGAAGTTTTCTCTTCTGATTCTATTATCCAACAATTGGAAACCCCGGCCAGTTTTTTCTTTTGCAATCGCTTATTTTTACTTAATCTGGCTGCAATTTATACAACTGGATTTGAGTGTCCTGAAGATGAATGGATCCTACCCGAATTAAACTTTATTTTATTATCAGTAGACGCAATTTATAAAAGGTATTCATTGCAATATCCTGACTTGAATCTGCCTCAAGAATACTTAGATTTGTTCCATGAAATGTCTTTATTCGTTCAACAAAAAGTTCATCAAAACTACAAAAATGTAAATCCATTAATTGGAGTGGCTCAACCTAAAGATACAGTTTCTTCTTTTGATCATTTTACGTGGATACAAAAATATGTAAATCCATTGTACAAGATGAATCAAAACATGATTTCTAAAAATCATTTGGTATCATTAAGCTACATCGATTATTCAATGAATTCAAAGAATTCATCCATTTTTGATAAATCGTTATATCATGCTCAAAACACCCAAGGCATTTTTATAAGAGTAAAGGATACTTCAGCAATTCATGAAATGATAAAGCTTGGAAAATTACTTTTTTATGATCCCATATTATCAGGAAATAATAAACGATCATGTGCTTCGTGCCATAAGCCAACACAATATTTTACGGATACCAGTGTTACCACTTCACTCGAATATGATGGTATCACCAGATTAACTAGAAATACACCAACCTTAATTAACTCTGAATTCAACCATTTGATTTTATTAGATGGTAAGCACATTACACTACAAGACCAGTTACAAGATGTTATAACCAACCCCAAGGAACTCGGAATGAAACGTAATGAAATTGTTGCCAAAGTAATGTCATGCCCTGATTATAAAAAGGCCTTCAATACATTTCTAAAATATACCCCTACAGAACAAAAAATAACTCCGGAACATATCGTATCTGTGATCAGTATGTATGTGAATACACTTAGTCAATACGAAGCACCATTTGACCAAATGATGAACGGCACCCAACCCGTAAATGATGAAGTCCAGGCAGGATTTAATCTATTTATGGGAAAAGCTAAATGTGGTACCTGTCATTTTGTACCCCTCTTCAATGGTGTAAAACCGCCTTATACCAATAGTGAATTCGAAGTATTGGGCGTTCCTTCAGATACGACATTCCACATGATCAGTTCTGATGAAGGTCGATTTGTGATCAATCCTGCCTATGAAACAAAACATGCATTCCGCACTGGAAGTATCCGCAATTCAAGTTTCACTAAACCCTACATGCATAATGGTGTTTTTAACACGATGGATGAAGTCATCGAATTTTACAATGCAGGTGGTGGAAATGGAAAAGGTTTAATCATAGAAAATCAAACACTGTCGTCTGATTCTTTAAAATTAACTGTTTTAGAAAAAAAACAATTAATTACTTTTATCCAATCATTGGATGAAATGGTTCCAAATCAATTTCCGCCAATGAATTTACCAAAATCAAAAAATAAATTACTTAACAATCGTAAAATCGGCGGTGAATATTAA
- the phoU gene encoding phosphate signaling complex protein PhoU yields the protein MLQIDHEISELKSNILEMWDLIIMQLDNAYLALKEGDKDIAHGVQQREKRVNAYELNIDRRCEDFIALYQPVASDLRYVLANLKINTNLERIGDIACGITEYITDTDQDFNKEMMNLMDVEKMLQISIEMVKDLREAFTFENTQMARTIFKRDKILDKINESGSTQTLLCLDQFPNEKRQALHLLSIMRKIERIGDQSKNIAEEIIFYIEAKVVKHKKKGKEKEV from the coding sequence ATGCTTCAAATAGATCATGAAATAAGCGAATTGAAATCCAACATCCTCGAAATGTGGGATCTTATTATAATGCAATTAGATAATGCTTATTTGGCATTAAAGGAAGGGGACAAAGACATCGCACATGGTGTTCAACAGAGGGAAAAACGTGTGAATGCTTATGAATTGAATATAGACCGCAGGTGTGAAGATTTTATCGCCCTATACCAACCTGTAGCTTCAGACCTTCGCTATGTCCTTGCTAATTTGAAGATCAATACCAATCTGGAACGAATTGGGGATATTGCTTGTGGTATTACAGAATATATTACGGATACTGATCAGGATTTTAATAAAGAAATGATGAACCTGATGGATGTCGAAAAAATGCTGCAGATATCAATTGAAATGGTCAAAGATCTTAGAGAAGCATTTACATTTGAAAACACACAAATGGCACGTACCATATTTAAGCGTGACAAAATTCTCGATAAAATCAATGAGAGCGGTAGTACACAAACCCTTTTATGTCTCGATCAATTCCCAAACGAGAAACGTCAAGCCCTACATTTACTTTCCATCATGCGCAAAATTGAACGCATTGGTGACCAATCTAAAAACATTGCTGAAGAAATTATTTTTTACATTGAAGCAAAAGTTGTAAAACATAAGAAAAAAGGGAAGGAGAAGGAGGTGTAA
- a CDS encoding PstS family phosphate ABC transporter substrate-binding protein produces the protein MKHLKLIALFTVLVLFSAFTFQNPGALKIKGSDTVLPLSQKEAELYMKKNPSAKITVVGGGSGVGIAAFLDGTTDIAMSSRKIKIAEKIKLQEAGKAFKEVIIANDALSIIVNPKNKVSQLTREQIEGIYTGKIKNWKEVGGDDEKIIAYSRESSSGTFEFFKEHVMSNKNYASTVLMMPATGTIVQSVSQTKGAIGYIGLAYMENNLKAINVSYDKGKTFVTPTVENAKSKKYPIVRPLYYYYLTKDAKLVKPFIDYVLSAEGQKTVSTVGYISL, from the coding sequence ATGAAACATTTAAAATTAATTGCACTTTTTACTGTCCTAGTCTTATTTTCTGCCTTTACTTTCCAAAATCCTGGAGCTCTAAAAATCAAAGGAAGTGATACCGTACTTCCACTAAGCCAAAAGGAAGCAGAACTTTATATGAAGAAAAATCCATCAGCAAAAATCACCGTTGTCGGCGGAGGTAGCGGTGTTGGGATTGCTGCTTTTTTGGATGGAACTACTGATATAGCGATGTCTTCCAGAAAAATAAAAATTGCTGAAAAAATTAAACTTCAAGAAGCTGGAAAAGCATTTAAAGAGGTTATTATCGCTAATGATGCATTAAGTATTATAGTCAATCCAAAAAATAAAGTAAGCCAGTTAACTCGTGAACAAATAGAAGGAATCTATACTGGAAAAATAAAAAATTGGAAAGAAGTAGGAGGCGACGATGAAAAGATTATTGCTTATTCAAGAGAGTCTAGCTCTGGTACTTTCGAATTCTTTAAAGAACATGTAATGAGTAATAAAAATTATGCGAGTACTGTGTTAATGATGCCTGCAACAGGAACCATAGTACAATCTGTTAGTCAGACAAAAGGAGCCATTGGGTACATTGGACTTGCCTACATGGAAAATAATCTTAAAGCAATCAACGTATCATATGATAAAGGAAAAACATTTGTAACTCCAACGGTTGAAAATGCTAAATCTAAAAAATATCCTATTGTTCGACCATTATATTATTATTATTTAACTAAGGATGCAAAATTGGTAAAACCATTTATCGATTATGTGTTGTCTGCTGAAGGTCAAAAGACGGTAAGTACAGTTGGGTATATTTCATTATAA
- the pstA gene encoding phosphate ABC transporter permease PstA, protein MLAFGFFRMSSFLVLFILFYILGFLIYKGFSVISWEFLTSNPEEGMTKGGIYPAIVGTMYLILGSLLVSVPIGVLSGIYINEYSKDGYAKRIIKMMTNNLAGIPSIVFGLFGMSLFVNTLGFGDSIIAGSLTLGLLTLPIIIRTTEEALIAIDTTFRTASYALGASKIQTIARVILPMGLPNIITGIILSIGRVSGETAPILFTVAAYFLPKLPSSIYDQVMALPYHLYVIATSGNNVELSKPIAYGTALVLIAIVLIVNILANVIRNYFAKKVKMK, encoded by the coding sequence ATGCTGGCATTTGGATTTTTCCGAATGTCCAGTTTTTTGGTATTGTTTATACTATTTTATATTTTAGGATTTTTAATTTATAAAGGATTTTCTGTTATTTCATGGGAATTTTTGACTTCGAATCCCGAGGAAGGCATGACTAAGGGTGGTATTTATCCCGCTATTGTTGGTACTATGTATTTAATACTTGGAAGTCTTTTAGTTTCTGTTCCGATTGGGGTCTTATCAGGAATTTATATCAATGAATATAGTAAGGATGGATATGCCAAGCGAATTATTAAAATGATGACTAATAATCTTGCAGGAATTCCATCTATCGTGTTTGGATTATTTGGGATGTCATTATTCGTGAATACGCTTGGATTTGGGGATTCAATTATTGCAGGATCTTTGACTTTAGGATTATTGACTTTACCCATTATTATAAGGACAACAGAAGAAGCATTGATTGCAATAGATACAACTTTCAGAACAGCCAGTTATGCTCTTGGTGCAAGTAAAATTCAAACCATAGCACGTGTCATTCTTCCAATGGGCTTGCCTAATATCATTACCGGAATTATACTTTCTATCGGAAGAGTATCGGGCGAAACCGCGCCAATATTATTCACCGTTGCTGCATATTTTTTGCCTAAACTTCCTTCTAGTATTTATGATCAGGTTATGGCCTTGCCCTATCATCTTTACGTGATCGCTACGAGTGGTAACAATGTTGAATTATCAAAACCCATAGCATATGGCACTGCATTGGTATTAATTGCCATCGTATTAATTGTAAATATATTAGCAAATGTGATCAGAAATTATTTTGCTAAGAAAGTTAAAATGAAATAA
- the pstC gene encoding phosphate ABC transporter permease subunit PstC, whose translation MNHKVRSIVERGIEIILQACSWVTSLTILLIVIFLFKEGFSLFRKSSLEEGSVLVLHKSNPLNKINDTDLKNIFDQSITDWSEVGGDSVPITLFRIDDIGNYFTDEELGDTLQNISVCIGKLIDSIPGTIAFVPENYVNETYIKAHPEFNGKLIEVPHIKVSDFFAGKEWLPTAHPIAQMGALPLILGTLWVSLIAILFALPLGLSVAIYISEIAHFRVRNVLKPLIELLSGIPSVVLGFFGLVVVVPFVQHWFNLPVGETALTGSIILAIMALPTIITLSDDAIRNTPKTMKESSFALGANHWQTIRYVILPYSISGISAAAILGIGRAIGETMAVLMVTGNAAVIPHSILEPIRTIPATIAAELGEAPQGGVHYSALFALACVLFVISFGINLSVDLIGAKNKKNKF comes from the coding sequence GTGAATCATAAAGTTCGGAGTATTGTAGAACGGGGAATTGAAATCATACTGCAAGCATGCAGTTGGGTAACTTCGCTTACGATCTTGTTAATTGTTATTTTTTTATTTAAAGAAGGTTTTTCATTATTTCGTAAATCGTCCTTGGAAGAAGGAAGTGTATTGGTACTCCATAAATCCAATCCACTTAATAAAATCAACGATACGGATTTGAAAAACATCTTCGATCAAAGTATTACGGATTGGTCGGAAGTTGGAGGTGATAGCGTTCCGATTACCTTGTTTAGAATAGATGATATTGGGAATTATTTTACGGATGAAGAATTGGGTGATACCTTGCAAAATATTTCAGTATGCATTGGAAAACTCATAGATAGTATACCGGGGACGATAGCCTTTGTTCCTGAAAATTATGTAAATGAAACTTACATTAAAGCGCACCCTGAATTCAATGGAAAATTAATTGAAGTTCCACATATTAAGGTGAGTGATTTTTTTGCCGGAAAGGAATGGTTGCCTACCGCACATCCTATAGCACAAATGGGTGCCTTGCCATTAATATTGGGAACCTTATGGGTGAGTTTAATTGCTATACTTTTTGCATTACCTTTAGGTCTGTCGGTTGCGATATACATTTCAGAAATAGCTCATTTTAGAGTACGGAATGTACTAAAACCCTTAATCGAATTATTATCAGGAATTCCTTCAGTGGTACTTGGCTTTTTTGGTCTAGTCGTTGTGGTTCCATTCGTTCAACATTGGTTTAATCTGCCAGTTGGCGAGACGGCTCTTACAGGAAGTATTATCTTGGCTATTATGGCTTTACCTACTATTATCACCTTATCTGATGATGCCATACGAAACACACCGAAGACCATGAAAGAATCCAGTTTTGCCCTAGGAGCTAATCACTGGCAAACCATTAGGTATGTCATACTTCCATACTCCATTTCAGGTATTAGTGCAGCAGCGATATTAGGAATAGGTCGTGCTATTGGAGAGACTATGGCCGTTTTAATGGTCACAGGAAATGCTGCTGTCATTCCTCACTCAATATTGGAACCCATAAGGACCATTCCGGCAACCATTGCTGCAGAACTTGGAGAGGCTCCACAGGGAGGTGTACATTATTCAGCATTATTTGCTTTGGCTTGTGTATTGTTTGTTATTAGCTTTGGAATCAATTTAAGTGTAGATCTGATTGGTGCAAAAAATAAAAAAAATAAATTTTAG
- a CDS encoding phosphate ABC transporter ATP-binding protein, with protein sequence MNPIISTQDLNLHYGDFHALKSISMDMNRNTVTALIGPSGCGKSTYLRCFNRMNDLVDDVKIEGKIEIEGKDIYKSKIDVVDLRRNVGMVFQKPNPFPKSIFDNVAYGLEVGGIKDRKFIEERVIRSLNQAALWDEVKDKLKKSAFELSGGQQQRLCIARALAIEPKILLMDEPASALDPISTSKIEELIFTLKKEFTIVIVTHNMQQASRVSDTTAFFYLGELIEYDDTKKIFTNPSKTQTEYYITGRFG encoded by the coding sequence ATGAATCCGATTATATCAACCCAAGATTTGAATTTACATTACGGAGATTTCCATGCTTTGAAATCCATCAGTATGGATATGAATCGAAATACTGTGACAGCACTTATCGGACCATCAGGATGTGGTAAATCAACGTATCTCAGATGTTTCAATAGAATGAATGATCTTGTAGATGATGTAAAAATTGAAGGGAAAATTGAAATTGAAGGAAAAGATATATATAAATCCAAAATTGATGTTGTTGACTTAAGACGCAATGTTGGAATGGTATTCCAAAAGCCAAATCCATTTCCAAAATCCATTTTTGACAATGTTGCGTATGGATTAGAAGTGGGTGGGATAAAAGATAGGAAATTTATTGAAGAACGTGTGATTCGATCTCTGAATCAAGCAGCTTTATGGGATGAAGTAAAAGATAAATTGAAGAAATCCGCATTCGAATTATCGGGTGGTCAGCAACAACGATTGTGTATTGCCAGAGCACTTGCTATAGAACCGAAAATACTGCTCATGGATGAACCAGCTTCCGCTCTTGATCCGATTTCAACTAGCAAAATCGAAGAACTGATTTTTACACTAAAAAAGGAATTCACCATCGTTATTGTCACACACAATATGCAGCAAGCATCACGAGTTAGTGATACAACGGCGTTTTTTTATTTGGGTGAATTAATTGAATATGATGATACCAAAAAAATATTTACCAATCCTTCTAAAACGCAAACAGAATATTATATTACAGGCCGTTTCGGTTAA